In Dioscorea cayenensis subsp. rotundata cultivar TDr96_F1 chromosome 26, TDr96_F1_v2_PseudoChromosome.rev07_lg8_w22 25.fasta, whole genome shotgun sequence, the following proteins share a genomic window:
- the LOC120253235 gene encoding myricetin 3-O-glucosyl 1,2-rhamnoside 6'-O-caffeoyltransferase AT2-like, protein MSDFIMTRSSQAMVLPSKPTPNGDLPLSLVDKALYMRSMMELFQVFHTGHHPAKLIRQALAMALVPYYPVAGRLAENHVACTGEGVLFSEATANCSLKDLSIDLSQPFLIPVNDLLPIIDAPQDLILMIQVTEFTCGGFVVCFGYNHAVFDGFGIMNFFRAVGEIARGLEKPVIEPIWCREIIPGPPPTTKPAAQPSFSSAIPNLHLEFSTLDVQLDIMKEKFLKETGRTCSEFDVAVAALLQCRTRAINPEHAETLDFHLVCTSDARPLLHELIPGYEGYYGNCTSHALVTAPASKIMQATVTDVVGWILDAKERVSDEFWKWLRGEHSDKRITSVCNYETIVVTDMENLGSKDVNYGWGAPVQSGKLSYSDHMVFCMVDGSLKIEGGVRITGRLVREEHLQAFHDEMDKACNY, encoded by the exons ATGAGTGACTTCATCATGACAAGATCATCCCAGGCCATGGTGCTCCCCAGCAAGCCAACGCCCAACGGCGACCTCCCTCTCTCCCTCGTAGACAAAGCACTGTACATGAGAAGCATGATGGAGCTGTTCCAAGTGTTCCACACCGGCCATCACCCAGCAAAGCTCATAAGGCAAGCTCTGGCCATGGCACTCGTACCTTACTACCCAGTCGCTGGCCGCCTCGCTGAGAATCATGTTGCATGCACCGGCGAAGGGGTTTTGTTCTCAGAAGCCACTGCTAACTGCTCCTTAAAGGACCTCAGTATTGACTTATCCCAACCCTTTTTAATCCCCGTCAATGACCTCCTTCCTATCATTGATGCTCCACAAGATCTCATACTCATGATccag GTTACAGAGTTCACTTGTGGGGGATTTGTGGTTTGCTTTGGCTACAACCATGCGGTCTTTGATGGTTTTGGAATAATGAACTTCTTCAGAGCAGTGGGAGAGATAGCAAGAGGCTTAGAAAAGCCAGTGATTGAGCCAATCTGGTGCAGAGAAATCATTCCCGGaccaccaccaacaacaaaaCCAGCAGCACAACCATCCTTTTCATCTGCCATTCCCAACCTCCACCTTGAATTTTCCACGTTGGACGTCCAGCTTGACATAATGAAGGAGAAATTCTTGAAAGAGACCGGCAGAACATGCTCCGAATTTGATGTTGCTGTGGCTGCACTATTGCAGTGCAGGACAAGAGCTATTAATCCAGAACACGCAGAAACACTAGATTTCCATCTTGTTTGTACTTCTGATGCAAGACCATTACTGCATGAGCTGATTCCTGGCTATGAAGGTTACTATGGTAACTGCACTTCCCACGCACTAGTCACAGCTCCGGCTTCCAAGATCATGCAGGCAACAGTGACTGACGTTGTTGGGTGGATTCTTGATGCTAAGGAGAGGGTTTCTGATGAATTTTGGAAATGGTTAAGGGGAGAACATTCAGATAAGCGCATTACAAGTGTCTGTAACTATGAAACCATTGTGGTGACTGATATGGAAAATTTGGGGAGTAAAGATGTGAACTATGGCTGGGGTGCACCTGTTCAAAGTGGGAAGCTGAGTTATAGTGACCATATGGTTTTCTGTATGGTTGATGGTTCGCTTAAGATTGAGGGTGGTGTTAGAATTACTGGAAGACTTGTTAGAGAGGAGCATTTGCAGGCTTTCCATGATGAGATGGATAAAGCTTGTAATTACTAA